A section of the Saccopteryx leptura isolate mSacLep1 chromosome 6, mSacLep1_pri_phased_curated, whole genome shotgun sequence genome encodes:
- the LOC136375994 gene encoding LOW QUALITY PROTEIN: kinesin-like protein KIF20B (The sequence of the model RefSeq protein was modified relative to this genomic sequence to represent the inferred CDS: inserted 1 base in 1 codon; deleted 3 bases in 2 codons; substituted 2 bases at 2 genomic stop codons), with protein sequence MQDFAITFHLETKFNQVKAELVKTKEELIKTQEEVLAIKKKRENESKINLNSLVQELENSNKRIIMQNQRIQELKEIINQKEDTISNFQNQKVENTFKSSNKAGSSSLIINNKLAYNETVEMPKDNKTKTYSGRKRLNENELQSKKENELQQDEQPAKKGPTHVSPAITQDQKKSEETQQSISEDEENIRVLQENNENEELKTQLFIIENELRNEKEAKAELSKQIVSLQQELSFSEKKSFSLSTDVQQIQSTYDNAVSELXVQKGINQEQEEKIMKLSEEIEIARRNITDHVFQIKLMQAKIDELRAFDSVSQTSDIDLLSLWVLSSGSQEDDLPSTQLNPLDNDYLVSKQVKLNRESSFLSSIDAIWKECKEIVKAFSKKSHQMQELEKQIEKLQAEVEGFENVNKRLKTVNKNQDDLLNEKETLIQQLKEELQEKNVSLDVQVQQVVEGKRALSELTQDIACYKKTKLNELEAILETQKVNCSHSAKLEQEILKKQSIILKLDKNLKEFQTNYQDYLKSTKEKEVMLKGEITQLTNNLQDVKHSLQLKEEENCPRDRKIARGALSASSVLIQNLKADLXRKEEDNAKLKEKLTDAKKQIKQVQKEVSLMRDEEKLLRIKMNELEKKKNQRSQEIDMRQRTIQQLKEQLSNQKVQEAIQQYERVCKDLSAKEKIIEDMRMTLEEQEQTKVEQEQVLEAKLEEAERLATELEELKEKCKDLETKSNQRSNKELENNLDMLSKKLNKLKDKSQKSEQRYNSDRKKWLDEKMMLITQAKETENLQNKEMKKYAEDREHGLKQQNEVEKETMDIKPINMSSADLGVIETEPQSTGFEISSNEVEDFVKCENKKNTTPRTNLKSPVAEPKNSSVRKEQKVSTKLLSQKTYSLWSQASAINVNLATKKKEGTLQKFGNFLXHPPTILQSKAKKIIETMSSSKFSNVEVSKENVSRPKRAKRKLYTNEISSPIDISGQVIFMDYKVKESDHQILKRRLRTKTPK encoded by the exons ATGCAG GATTTTGCCATAACGTTTCACCTGGAAACAAAGTTTAATCAAGTTAAAGCTGAATTAGTTAAAACCAAAGAAGAATTAATCAAAACCCAGgaagaggtcctggcca ttaaaaaaaagagagaaaatgaatcaaaaattaacttaaattcATTGGTTCAAGAGCTGGAGAACTCTAACAAGAGGATAATTATGCAGAATCAAAGAATTCAGGAGTTGAAAGAGATAATTAATCAAAAAGAGGATACTATTAGCAACTTTCAGAACCAAAAGGTGGAAAACACATTTAAAAGCAGCAACAAGGCTGGTTCATcttctttaataataaataataaattggcTTATAATGAAACAGTTGAAATGCCTAAGGACAATAAAACTAAAACTTactcaggaagaaaaagattaaatgaaaatgaacttcagagc aaaaaagaaaatgaacttcaACAAGATGAACAACCAGCAAAGAAAGGACCTACACATGTTAGTCCAGCTATCACTCAAGACcaaaagaaaagtgaagaaacaCAACAGAGCATTTCAGAAGATGAGGAAAACATTAGAGTTTTACAAGAAAATAATGAGAATGAAGAACTGAAAACACAATTATTCATTattgagaatgaactcagaaatgaaaaggaagcaaAAGCAGAATTAAGTAAACAGATTGTTAGTTTGCAGCAAgaactttctttttctgagaagAAGAGCTTTTCTTTAAGTACAGATGTCCAACAAATTCAGTCAACTTATGACAATGCAGTTTCTGAAT CAGTGCAGAAAGGGATAAATCAAGAACAGGAGGAAAAGATTATGAAATTGTCTGAGGAGATAGAAATTGCTAGAAGAAACATCACAGATCat gttttccaaataaaattaatgCAAGCAAAAATAGATGAACTGCGAGCCTTTGATTCAGTTTCTCAGACCTCAGACATAGATTTACTCAGTCTCTGGGTTCTCTCAAGTGGTTCTCAAGAGGACGATTTGCCAAGTACACAGTTGAACCCTTTGGATAATGATTATTTGGTAAGTAAGCAGGTTAAACTCAATAGGGAAAGTTCTTTCCTCTCTAGTATTGATGCCATTTGGAAAGAATGTAAGGAGATTGTAAAGGCCTTCTCCAAAAAAAGCCATCAGATGcaggaactagaaaaacaaattgaaaaattacAAGCAGAAGTAGAAGGCTTTGAGAATGTGAACAAGAGACTGAAAACAGTGAATAAAAATCAAGATGACCTACTAAAcgaaaaagaaactctcattcaGCAGCTGAAGGaagaattacaagaaaaaaatgttagccTTGATGTTCAGGTACAGCAAGTGGTTGAAGGAAAGAGAGCACTTTCAGAACTTACACAAGACATTGCATGCTATAaa aaaactaaattaaatgaaCTTGAAGCAATCTTAGAAACTCAGAAAGTTAACTGTAGTCATTCAGCTAAATTAGAacaagaaattttgaaaaaacaatCTATCATCTTGAAGCTAGATAAAAATCTGAAGGAATTTCAAACAAATTATCAGGATTATTTAAAAAGTACCAAAGAAAAGGAAGTCATGTTGAAAGGTGAAATCACCCAATTAACAAATAATTTGCAAGATGTAAAGCATTCTCTTCaattaaaggaagaagaaaactgtccaagagacagaaaaattgcAAGAGGAGCTCTCTCTGCAAGCTCTGTTCTTATCCAGAATCTGAAAGCAGATCtttagaggaaggaagaagataacGCTAAACTGAAAGAGAAACTAACTGATGCCAAAAAGCAGATTAAGCAAGTACAGAAAGAGGTatctctaatgc gtGATGAAGAAAAATTACTGAGGATTAAAATGAATgaactggagaaaaagaaaaaccagcgTTCTCAGGAAATAGATATGAGACAGCGAACCATTCAGCAACTCAAGGAGCAGCTAAGTAATCAGAAAGTGCAAGAAGCTATACAGCAGTATGAGAGAGTGTGCAAAGATCTaagtgctaaagaaaaaataattgaagacaTGAGAATGACTCTGGAAGAGCAAGAACAAACTAAGGTAGAACAAGAGCAAGTGCTTGAAGCCAAATTAGAGGAAGCTGAAAGACTGGCCACAGAATTGGAAGAATTGAAGGAAAAATGCAAAGATCTGGAAACCAAAAGTAATCAAAGGtcaaataaagaacttgaaaataaCTTAGATATGCTTAGTAAAAAACTCAATAAACTTAAAGATAAGTCACAGAAATCTGAACAGAGATATAACTCTGATAGAAAGAAATGGTTAGATGAAAAAATGATGCTAATCACtcaagcaaaagaaactgagaatctacaaaataaagagatgaaaaaatatgcCGAAGACAGAGAGCATGGTTTAAAGCAACAAAATGAAGTGGAAAAAGAAACCATGGATATCAAGCCCATAAACATGAGTTCAGCAGATCTTGGTGTGATTGAAACTGAACCTCAGTCAACAGGTTTTGAAATTTCCAGCAATGAAGTAGAGGATTTTGTGAAgtgtgaaaataagaaaaataccacACCCAGAACTAATTTGAAGTCCCCTGTTGCTGAGCCCAAAAATTCTTCTGTCAGAAAGGAACAAAAGGTTTCAACAAAATTGTTATCTCAGAAAACATACTCTTTATGGAGTCAAGCATCTGCAATTAATGTAAACTTGGCtactaagaaaaaagaaggtaCACTACAGAAATTTGGGAACTTCTTATAACATCCTCCAACAATTCTTCAATCAAAAGCAAAGAAGATAATTGAAACGATGAGCTCTTCAAAGTTCTCAAATGTAGAGGTCAGTAAAGAAAATGTATCACGACCAAAACGGGCCAAACGGAAATTATACACAAATGAAATTTCATCTCCTATTGATATATCTGGCCAAGTGATTTTTATGGATTATAAAGTGAAGGAAAGTGATCATCAGATTCTCAAACGACGACTTCGAACAAAAACACCCAAATAA